In one window of Arctopsyche grandis isolate Sample6627 chromosome 6, ASM5162203v2, whole genome shotgun sequence DNA:
- the bbc gene encoding choline/ethanolaminephosphotransferase 1 bbc isoform X5: protein MRLYRQRLLSSGQLRRLADHRYSCSSASFLDAALQPWWCWLVARLPLWLAPNLITCLGLAVNVFTTLLLVWYTPDAKSEAPRWTYALCGLGLFIYQSLDAIDGKQARRTGTSSPLGELFDHGCDSISTVFVALSACAAVQLGQYPTWMFFQCFCAMTLFYCAHWQTYVSGTLKFGKVDVTEAQFAIIAIQMVSAIFGSNIWLTSLTKSIELRYLLGLMTVICSSYSLFSIFSVILRGGVGKNGSTVAGTSVLSPVIPFSMVIVPAFIIYQKSESLVYENHPCLYIIAFGMVAAKVTNRLVVSHMTKSEMEYFDWSLMGPAMLFLNQYFNNAIPEYYVLWMCLIWVAVDLIRYSCQICLEICEYLKIKLFHIPYPPPMIKNNTSQTNVSTTVIEKNGTNTRSRLRSRKSQNLMKIVDTDSSQDEDMTPLIHSSK, encoded by the exons ATGCGTCTGTACCGACAGAGGCTGCTGTCGAGCGGGCAACTGCGGCGCCTGGCCGACCACCGGTACTCGTGCAGCAGCGCCAGCTTCCTGGACGCGGCGCTGCAGCCGTGGTGGTGCTGGCTGGTGGCCCGCCTCCCCCTCTGGCTCGCTCCCAACCTCATCACTTGCCTCGGCCTCGCCGTCAACGTCTTCACCACGCTGCTGCTAGTCTG GTATACGCCGGATGCAAAATCAGAGGCTCCAAGATGGACGTACGCCTTATGTGGACTcggcttatttatttatcaaagttTAGATGCTATAGATGGGAAGCAAGCCCGAAGAACGGGTACCAGTTCGCCGTTGGGAGAATTGTTTGATCACGGTTGCGATTCAATTTCCACCGTATTTGTCGCTCTTTCTGCTTGTGCTGCTGTTCAGTTAGGACAATATCCGACATGGATGTTTTTTCAG TGTTTTTGTGCAATGACATTGTTTTATTGTGCACATTGGCAAACGTACGTCTCCGGAACTCTTAAATTTGGTAAAGTCGATGTTACCGAAGCCCAATTTGCCATCATAGCCATTCAAATGGTGTCAGCAATATTTGGATCAAATATTTGGCTAACATCG TTAACAAAATCAATAGAGCTGCGTTACCTGCTTGGGTTAATGACTGTGATATGTTCGTCATACTCTCTGTTCAGCATTTTTTCCGTGATCCTCCGTGGTGGCGTCGGCAAAAATGGATCAACAGTGGCA ggTACAAGCGTGTTGTCACCTGTAATACCATTTTCAATGGTTATTGTGCCAGCATTTATCATATATCAGAAAAGTGAATCTCTCGTATATGAAAATCATCCATGCCTTTACATTATTGCTTTTGGCATGGTTGCTGCAAAAGTCACTAATAGATTAGTT GTGTCACATATGACAAAGAGTGAGATGGAATATTTTGATTGGTCATTGATGGGACCTGCGATGCTATTTTTAAATCAGTATTTCAATAATGCTATTCCTGAATATTATGTACTGTGGATGTGCTTA aTCTGGGTTGCCGTTGATCTCATTCGCTACTCTTGTCAAATTTGTTTAGAAATAtgcgaatatttaaaaattaaattatttcatatacCATATCCACCCCCAATGATAAAGAACAATACCAGTCAGACGAACGTGTCTACGACAGTGATAGAAAAAAATGGTACGAATACACGTAGCAGACTTCGATCTAGAAAAAGCCAAAATTTAA tgaaAATTGTTGATACGGATTCTTCACAAGATGAAGACATGACACCCCTAATTCATTCTTCGAAATAG